The following is a genomic window from uncultured Draconibacterium sp..
AGCTATGCAATTAAACTTTTGCGATTGGTTTTCATCTAAAGCATCTGGAACTTTATCAATAAACAAATTATAATGAAAAGAACAGTATTTTTAGTAGTGGTGCTGGTAAGTGCACTCGTAATTTCGTGTAACAACGGAGGAAACAATTCGCGACAAATGCCATTTGGAAACGGCGGCGGAATGGGTCCCGGAAATTTTGATCCGCAAGCAATGGTTGATCGTATGGTTGACGATATGGACGAAAACCTGGATTTAAGCAAAAAACAGGAAGAGAAAATCCGTAAAATTATGGAAGAGAATTTTGAGAGTATGGCTAAGATGCGCGAAGAAATGCAAGACAGCGGTGCCGGTTTTGAAGGTATGCGCGAGAAAATGCAAAAAGTACGCGAAGAACAAGACAATAAAATGAAAGAAGTTCTTTCTGATGAACAATGGGAGAAATACCAGGTGATGCAGGAAGAAAGAAGAGCAAGAAGAGGCCAGGGTGGATTCCCTCCTCAGAATTAGCTTTTAGTTGACAGTCGCAGTAGACAGTTAACGGTTAAGGATGCCATTCGTATGTTTTTCGATTCATGCGGATGGCATTTTTTGACCTTGTTGCCGGATTATGGATACAGGATATTGATCATTGGAGATTTGGGTCATTGGTCACTTGTCAGGTAAGTTACCTTGTAACCAACAACCTCACACAAACAGATCTCTCACTGCGTTCGAGATGACATTCTTATATTAATTATGAAAAGAAAGGATGCCATTCGTATGTTTTTCAACTTATACGAATAGCATCCTTTTTGCCTCGATGCTGCGAACTTGTAACTTGCAACCAGCAACTTGCAACTTCTTCGTAACAGATCTCTCGCTGCGCTTCGAGATGACAGCAACTGTGCCAACTGAACCTAAATCCCCAGCATCAGTTCTCCTGCATCTTTTCCTCCGGTAAATAAACGTTCCGGGTTTTCCAGTAATTCTTTCAGCTTCACAAGGAAACCTACCGAATCTTTACCATCGATAATACGGTGATCGTACGACAAGGCAACATACATCATCGGACGAATTACCACCTGGCCGTTAACAGCCACCGGGCGCTCAACAATATTGTGCATTCCCAGAATACCCGATTGCGGCGGATTAAGAATTGGTGTTGAGAGCAACGACCCGAAAACGCCACCATTGGTAATGGTAAATGTTCCGCCCTGCAATTCTTCAACCGTAATCTTTTTATTCCGCGCCTTTTCTGCCAGCTGTTTGATTTCGAGCTCAATTGCCGGAATCGTTTTACTTTCGGCATTACGCACAATGGGCACCATCAAACCTTTTGGTGTTGATACCGCAATACCCACATCAACAAACTGGGGCATTACAATTTCTTCGCCATCGATTTGTGCATTCACCATCGGATGGAAATCCATTGCCGTTGCAACAGCCTTGGTAAAAAACGACATAAAACCCACTTTGAATCCGTGCGTATCAACAAATTTTTGCTGATATTTTTTGCGCATATCCATTACGTAGCTCATGTCAATCTCGTTGAAAGTGGTGAGCATTGCCGTTTCGTTTTTCACCGAAACAAGGCGCGCACTTAACTTTCGGCGCAGGCTCGACATCCGCTGACGTTCTTCATCGCGCGTAGCCTCTTTTTGCGGAATAGCAGCAGCCGCTGCTTGTGGTGCATTTACCACAGCTTCCACTTCTTTTTTGCCCAACCGTTTTAAGCCGTTAATCACATCGTCAACCGACAGGTCATGCTCTTTCATCATTTCCTTAGCTACCGATGTAACTTTTACTTTATCGTGTTTCGCCGATTCCTCCACTCCCGGCTTTTGTTCAGCAGTTTTGGCTTTGGGAGCTTCTGGCTCAGGAGCTTTTTCTTCCTCTTTAGGTTTTTCTTCAGCGGCAGGTGCCTCCACACTTGTATCGATAGTACAAACAACTGCTCCAACCTCTACAGCTTCTCCTTCTTCTGATTTTAGCTCTATTTTTCCGCCTTCGCTGGCAACAATGGTCAGTGTGGCTTTGTCCGATTCCACTTCGGCTATTTCCTGGTCTTTGGCAACAACGGCTCCGTCTTCAACAAGCCAACTGCCAATTTCAACTTCGGTTATGGATTCTCCCGGACTGGGAACTTTGATTTCAATAATCATATTTTGGTTTTTTATGACGCTACAACTTCTTTTTGTTTAAACACGGTTTCCAGAATCTGGTCGAGGCCTTTTTTGTGTTTCTCCATCAGTCCAACAGCAGGGCTGGCACTTTCAGGACGGGCAACAACTTTAAAGCCAAGGCAATCTAATTTGCGGTTGATAAACGGCCACGCGCCCATATTTTCGGGTTCGTCCTGTGCCCAAATCAACTCGGTGGATTTTGAATATTTACTCAATATTTCATTAATCTGTTTATTCGGAATCGGGTAAATTTGCTCCAAACGTACGACTGCCGTATTCGAAATTCCGTGCTCTGATTTGTATTTTGCCAAATCGTAATATAAACGACCGGTAACAAATACAACCTTTTCAACCAAATCAGGCTCAGCAACCGGATCGTCGATAATTTCTTTAAAATGTCCTTCTGCCAACTCTTCAATAGTTGAATGAACCATCGGGTGACGCAACAAACTCTTCGGCGTAAACACCACCAGCGGCAGGCGCATTTTCATTTTCACCTGGCGGCGCAACAAATGGAACATGTTGGCCGGAGTGGTTGGCATTACCACCTGAATATTGTTGTTTGCCGACAGCTCAAGGAAACGCTCCAGGCGTGCCGATGAGTGTTCCGGTCCCTGCCCCTCAAAACCATGAGGTAACAACAGCGTAAGGTTATTCATCAGTCCCCACTTCTCGAACGCAGAAGTGATGTACTGATCAACAATTACCTGCGCCACATTATGGAAGTCGCCAAACTGAGCTTCCCAAATGGTTAGTCCGTTGGGTTCCGATAAAGCGTAACCGTATTCAAAGCCCATCACCGCGTATTCCGACAATGGCGAATTGTACACTTTAAAACGTGCCTGATCTTCCGACACATGTTTTAGCGGGAAATATTTATCTTCCGTGCCTTCAATAACAAAAGCCGCATGACGGTGAGCAAAAGTTCCGCGCTCGGTATCCTGCCCGCTTAAACGCACCGGATGACCTTCAGCAACCAGTGTTCCGTAAGCCAGCAACTCTCCCATTGCCCAATCCAAACGGTTATCGTGAACCATCATTTTCCTGTCGGAAATAATCCGGTTTACTTTTTTGAAGAATGGAAGATCAGTAGGTAGCGTATAAATCTTTTCAGCTACATTTCGAATGGTTTCCTCTTCAACGGCTGTTTCAACCGGCTCGTTAAAGTTGGCTTTCGAAGGCATTTCATATTGTTCATACTCTTTTACAAGGAATTTTCGAATCTTCAACTTCTCAATCTTCTCCGATTCCTTGTATTTGCCTTCCAAAAACTGATCGAATTCACGAACTTTTTCCCGCGATTCTTCGTGAGTCATAATTCCCAGTTCATTCAACCGGTCGGCATAAATATCGCGTGGATTTTTATGTTTTGAAATGGCTTTGTACAACATTGGCTGTGTAAAACGCGGTTCGTCGCCTTCATTGTGTCCGTATTTGCGGTAACACAAAATATCAATAAACACATCAGAATGAAACTTCTGACGGAACTCCATAGCCAGCTTTATGGTCCAGATCAACGCCTCCACATCGTCGCCATTTACATGGAAAACGGGAGAACGTGTTACTTTGGCCACGTCGGTACAATAGGTGCTCGAACGTGCCTCAAGATATGGTGTGGTAAATCCAACCTGGTTATTAATTACCAAATGAATTGTTCCACCGGTTTTGTACCCGGGCAACTGCGCCATTTGAACCGTTTCGTACACCACACCCTGCGTTGCAATAGCCGCGTCGCCATGAATAACAATAGCAGCTGCCTTACTGTAATCGCGCTGGTATTCGTATTCAATCTGAGAACGAACCATCCCTTCAACAATAGGCGCAACCGTTTCTAAATGCGACGGATTAGGAACCAGTTTCAGTTTTACTTTCTTTCCGAAATCGGTTTCCACCTCATTCTCGTAACCCAAATGGTATTTTACATCTCCCTGCGCAATATCGTCTTCGTATTCTGTTGCGTAAAATTCTTTAAAAATATTCTGGTAAGGTTTCTCCAGAATATTGGCCAAAACATTTAATCGTCCGCGGTGTGCCATTCCCAGAATAAATTCTTCCATTCCCAGTTCGGCACCACGTTCAATAACTGCATCGAGTGCCGGAATTAGAGCTTCCGCTCCTTCAAGCGAAAAACGTTTTTGACCAACAAACTTTTTATGAATAAAATTCTCGAAACCAACCGCCAGTTTCAGGTGATAGAAAAAGTGTTTTCGTTTCTCGTCAGTATACTCTTCCGAATTTTGGGCACTTTCCATCCGCCCGCGCAACCATTGCACTACTTCCGGATGCCGCATATAAACATATTCTACACCAACCGACCGACAATAGGTGGCCTCCAGATGCGAAATAATGTCTTTTAGTTTTGCTGCCCCAATTCCAATTTCGTTACCAGCCTGATATGTTTTTTCAAGGTCAGCCTTTTCCAGGCCGAAATTTTCAATATCGAGCGTTGGAGAGTACGTACGACGGGCACGAACAGGGTTGGTTTTAGTGAACAGGTGTCCACGCTGACGGTAGCCATGAATGAGATTCAAAATGGCAAATTCTTTATCAATAGTGTCGGGCTTTAATCCCAACGGTTTCTCAGGGTATTGCTTTCGGGCCAGTTCAAAACCCGAAAAAAACTGTTGCCAACTCTTATCTACCGATTCCGGGTCTTCAAGATAAGTTTGGTATAAGTTCTCAATCGCCTCAATTTCCTGGTTTCCCACGGACGAATATTTATCCATAGTTGATTTTTAATTAACTTTTATATGATATTGAAGAAACAAAGCAGTTTTTTTATTGTTTACCTGCAATCATAGTTTTTTCCTAACAAAATTAAGCTTTCCCGATGATTTTTAAACACGCAGAGCCAATTTGGTTTTGAGAAATATTTTGATTGGCTATTTTTGCTGAAAATTTACGACAATGATTCAAAGAATTCAGACCTTGTTTATGCTGGCGGCCGGTATGCTGATCGGTTCGTTATTTCTCCAGAAATTTGCAGACATCATCGTTAGCGATCAGCTGCATATTTTTAATGCTTTTGGGATTTTTAAAGATGAGGAATTACTATATAGCGGTTTGCCGCTAATGATTCTGATTGGCATTATTGCCGTGCTTCATATTGTAGCAATATTTTTGTACAAAAAGCGGATACTGCAAATCCGCATTCTTGGATTTACAATAATCCTGATGCTCGGGCTATTCGGACTGTTCTTTTACTTTACCTACGCCAGTTTCGAGGAAGTGAAAGTAGCTTTTAAAGTTGCTGTTGCCCTGCCGCTTGCTTCTATTATCCTGGATTGGTTGGCTATTCGCGCTATCGGAAAAGACGAAGCTTTGGTAAGAAGTCTGGATCGGATAAGATAAAAGCCGAATTAAGGATGTTGATTAACGATTTGGGATTGATGATGTGTTAAAATTGCGATCAACACATCGGTTGATACTTCTGCAATCTTAATTCGTTAATCTTCATTCAAATTCTTAAAATTGAACTATGCAAGCAATGCTATTCGCCGCCGGTTTGGGTACCCGTTTAAAAGAAGAAACATCCGATAAACCAAAGGCCATGGTTGAAGTTGGCGGAAAACCGTTGCTGCAACATGCTATTGAAAAGCTGAGTGCGGGGGGGGCATCAAGAATTGTGGTAAACGTTCATCATTTTGCTCCTCAGGTAATCGATTTTATAGATAGCAGGAACTGGGACGTTCCGGTTCTTATCTCCGACGAAAGCAACAAACTGCTGGAAACCGGAGGCGGATTAAAATTCGCATCGCATCTTTTTTCTCCTGACGAACCGATACTTATTTATAATGTAGATATTCTGAGCAACATTAATTTGCAAGATGTAATTGTGCAGCATACCCAATCAAATGCCATTGCAAGCTTAGTTGTTCGGCAGCGCGAAACACAACGTTACTTTAAGTTCGATGCGGAGCACAACATGGTGGGCTGGATCAATAAAAAAACAGGCGAAACAAAAATTTCACGTCCCGAGAATTTTGAGGAGGCTACCGAACTGGCTTTTAGCGGAATTCATATTGTAGAGCCTCAAATTTTTGATTTTATGCCGGAAGAAGATCGTTTTTCCATCGTGCAGGTTTACCTCGAACTGGCAAAAACAAAAAGTATAAAAGGCTACTTCGACACCTCTGAATTGTGGATGGATGTTGGGAAACCGGCTCAACTTGAGGAAGCACGCAGCATCTTCAAATAGTTGTTCTATCTGCATAATATAACTTCCAAATAATCTCATTCTACTCAAAAAAAATGATTCTTGAAACTGCCTTCGACTCATTCAGTTTAGCTTGATAAAAACCTTTTCGCGTTAAACCAACAACATTTATTTCTGCATACGATAGCGGTTCCCGGGCTGCAATAATATAAGGAGGTGTATCTCCTTACTTAATCCTGCCACCACTTTGAAATCATAACTACTTTCTAATTTTTCAAATGCAAAAATTGACTTTCTTTGATCATATTCTTTGATGAAAAATCAATTAATTGAAGCCCTGATTCGGCTTAAAGTTTCCTGACTTACATTTAGAAGCGATGCAATATGTTTTTGCTTTGCTCTCTGAATGATTAGAGGAAACCGATCCAATAAATACATGTATTTTTTACTGGCAGACATCGTTCCAAAAGCAAAATGAAACTCATCAAATGCAGCCAACGATAAACGCAGAAATTTCACATGAAAATCCCGAAACAAAGGCAATTTAAGTAGTTCCTGCTCCTTGTCATACGATAAAGAATACAGTGTAGTATCTTCACAAGCCTGAAAAAATTCAAAAGAAGGTTTTTGATTAAAATAACTTGACATAGCAGAAATCCAATGATTATCGTGATACAACCAAATCGTTGATTCTTCTCCTTCATTCAGATAAAACCGCCGAACTATACCGCTTTTAATAAAACTAATTTTTGAACAAACCTTTCCTTTTTCAAGAATGAATTCATTCCTTTTCACTTCTTCAACTACAAAACTATCAAGAATAGCTTTTTCCGTTAATTCATCTAATTCCTGATATCTTTTTATAAAGTTAATCAGCTCAACCATAATCAGAGTTTCACCTGTTTCTGTAACTTATAATTCCAATACTCAAACAAACATTCACTGAAATAGTATTTTCTGCATAAACACGAACTATTCTAAGACAATAGCGACTGCACCGAAAACGCAAAGGCATCGTTTTCATTGCTGGGTACGTTCGGGTATCTATCTTTTATTTCATGCGGCGAATTATCGGTTAAAAACGAGTGCATGGTAAATTCCAGCAAATCAAAATCGTTGTAATCGTTACCCAAGCCCATGGTTTCGTCTTTCGAAATTCCCAGCCGCTTGCAAATTTCATTCACCCCATTTCCTTTTGATACGGAATGATGAAACACCTCAATCCAAATATATCCTGGCGTAATTGGCGACGAGGCACGAATAACCCGAATTTCAGGACACAAAGCTTCAATATCTGCTTTAAGGCGATTAAACCGTTCCTCGTCTTCTTTTATAATGATAAGAAACTGGCACAATTCTCCTTTGGGTAATTCATCAGTTTTTAATGGCTTCGCATACGCTACATTAAATTTAAAGTAACGTTCAAATTCTTCGCAATCGTTCTTTCCACGGTAGTAATAGTGTTTGTGATTATCAGGAACCGGGTAAAAAGCATGAAAATTCACATCGCGGTTAATAAAGTGCGAAAGCAGCTTTTGTGCCGACGACACTTTTATATTCTGATTGGTAATAAGTTTCTTCTTCTGCCAATTGTAAACTCCCGCTCCCGACGAAAACACCACATAATCGAAAGGCAGATCGGGCTGCAACACATCTTTTACTTTCTGCAGATTCCGGCCCGTTGCTGCAACCCGAACGATCTGTTTTTCACCCAGTTTGTGCAAAGCATCAATATTTGCCTGGCTAACGGTACGGTCGTTTTTCAGAAAAGTACCATCCAAATCAGTTGCAACAAGTTTTATGTTTTTCATCTCCGTCAATTATCCCGATAAAATTAGCTAAAAATCAATTATCTGAATATTTGCGGCTTTAAATTTCCGTTAACCCTATTCACCCCTTTTGCGCTTGTGTTCATCGAAATAATTTTAAGTGCGAAACTACTATGGCTACATTTGAGTATTGTTTTATATTTGTGGCTTATTCTAAAAACAGATAATCAGCAAAATAATGAGAATTGCACTAATTGGCTACGGGAAAATGGGAAAGGAAATTGAGAAAATCGCGGTGTCACGCGGTCATGAAATCGGCCTTACCATCGATCTCGATAATCAAAACGACCTTACAGTAGAGAATCTCAAAAAATGCGATGTTGCTATTGAATTTACTATTCCTGCATCGGCAGTAAATAATTATAAATTGTGTTTCGAGGCGGGCATTCCCGTGGTTAGCGGAACAACCGGCTGGCTCGATAAAAAAGACGAAGTATATAGTAAATGTGCTGAAACAGATGGTACATTTTTTTATGGAAGTAACTTTTCGGTGGGTGTTAACCTGTTTTTCGAGCTGAATAAAAAACTGGCCGAACTGATGGCTCCGCGTGCCGAGTACGATGTTGAAATGACCGAAGTTCACCACACCAAAAAGCTGGATGCACCAAGTGGAACAGCAATTAGTTTGGCAGAAGATATTATTGAAAACCTTCCGGCAAAAGATGCGTGGGTGAACGATGAAACGCCTGCCGACAATGAAATGAACATTAAATCGGAGCGCGTTGGACAAGTGCCCGGTATTCACACTGTAAAATACGAATCGGAAATCGACTTTATTGAAATTACACACAGTGCAAAAAGTCGTACAGGATTTGCATCGGGCGCCGTGCTGGCAGCCGAATATTGCCTTGATAATAAAGGCATTCTGACAATGAAAGACTTACTAAAATTATAAAATAAGAATTAATGATACGTTCGATCCTAACAAATAAGTGGTTTAAATTCATCACTGTAGGAGTACTTTACTCGCTTTGGGTAATCTGGTTGGGAAGCTACTTGTGGTTTCTGGGACTGGCCATAATTTTCGACATTTACATTACAGAAAAAGTACACTGGGCATTCTGGAAAAAGAAAAACCCGCCCAACGGGAAACAAACCAAAGTTGTTGAATGGGTGGATGCCATTATTTTCGCGGTAATTGCAGCTACTTTTATTCGTATGTTTTTTATTGAAGCATACACCATTCCAACATCCTCAATGGAAAAATCTATGTTGGTGGGCGATTACCTTTTTGTAAGCAAAACGGCTTACGGACCAAAAACGCCAAACACGCCGCTATCGTTTCCGTTTGTGCACAATACCATGCCAATAATCGGTGGAAAATCATATTCTGAAGCCATTCAGCGACCTTACAAACGACTGGCGGGTTTTACCAAAGTGAAAAATAACGATGTTGTTGTTTTCCATTTTCCTGAAGGCGACACGGTAGCGTTGGGTGTGCCTACGCAAAGTTATTATCAGCTGATCAGATCGTACGGACGAAACCGGGTTTGGACCGACAAAAGAAATTTTGGTGACATTATTTCGCGACCGGTTGATAAACGCGAAAACTACATTAAGCGTTGTGTTGGAATTCCGGGCGATAAAATTGAAATAAAAAAAGGGCAGCTGTATGTAAACGACAAAGCTCAGGAGAAATTTGATGGTGTTCAGTACAACTACCTGGTTGAAACCAACGGAACAGCCATTAATCCTAAGGCTCTCGACCGGCTACATATTTCGGAGGCTGACCGCAACACTTTTTCGAGTAAACAATATTTGTTGCCGTTAACCGATGAAGCGGCCGGAAAAATTAAGAAGTTTGCCAACGTTCAGTCGGTTGAAAAAATGCTGGAAGAACCAAGCGAATGGGAAAAGGCTATTTTCCCAAGCGACAGTCGATACCCCTGGAATGTTGACAATTTTGGGCCGTTAACTATTCCGTCAAAAGGCGAAACAATCGATCTTACTATTGATAACCTGCCGCTTTACAAACGAATAATCGATATTTACGAAGCAAACGATTTGGAGGTAGACGGCGATCAGATAAAAATTAACGGTGAAGTAGCCACAACTTACACTTTCAAAATGGACTATTACTGGATGATGGGTGATAACCGCCACAACTCGGCCGACTCGCGTTACTGGGGTTTTGTGCCGGAAGATCACGTGGTTGGAAAAGCCAAATTTATCTGGCTTTCGTTGGATAAAGACAAAAGCTTCCCTGCAAACATTCGTTTTAAGCGCCTGTTTACCAAAGTGCATTAACAATTTATACAAATTATATTCGTTTAAAGGATAACAGGCAACTGTTATCCTTTTTTTATAATTTCGGGATTGATACTTGAAAACCATCAATTATGCAGTTAATCGTTATAATTCTCCTGATTTTAGCCGTTTTGCTGGTAATTTTCACCCTGCAAAATGCCATGGACATTACCCTCAATATATTTTTTTGGGAAATAAAAGATGCTCCGTTGGTGCTGGTTTTACTGAGCTGCATTTTTCTGGGGTATTTAATTGCGGCATTTTATTTTTATCCGCGCTTATGGAAAGTAAAACGTGATTACAAACAAATGCTGAAATTCAATTCAGAATTACAGGAATTACATCAGATGAACGAAACAGAAAAACCGGAAGAAGAAAGCGATCCGGAAGGAATTGAGCTGAACGATGATGACGATTCTGACGACACCTTTTTTAAAGACTAAACATGGATAACAACGCACTTTTACTGAGCACTGCCTATTTTGCTCCGATACACTTTTATACACGCTATTTACATCATTCAGAAGTTTACCTCGAGCAATTCGAAAACTTCACCAAACAAACCTACCGCAACCGTTGCCTGATATTGGGAGGAAACGGGCCAATTTCACTGGTTATTCCAGTGGTTAAAGGGCGCGGACCAAAAATCCTTATAAAGGATCTTCAGATATCGTACGACGAAAACTGGCAGCGCAACCATTGGCAAACTATCGTTTCGGGCTACAACTCGTCGCCATATTTCGAGTATTATCAAGACGAACTGTTCCCGTTTTTTGAAAGAAAAACCAAATACCTGCTCGACTATAACCTGCAAATACACGAACAACTTTGCGATTTTTTCGAGATTAAAAATAAAATACGATTAACCGAAGACTTTGAAAAAGTACCTAAAAACACCTTCAATCTGCGCGATGGAATTTCACCAAAATTGAAACACAATTCCGATACAGAATTTCAGCCCCGAACCTACACGCAGGTATTTTCCGAGAAATACGGCTTCCTGTCCAATTTAAGCATCCTCGATCTGCTTTTTAACGAGGGGCCAAATGCTTATACTATTCTTTTGCAAAGTTTACAGCAGAAATAAGCAAAGAAACAATCCCACACTTTTGCTGTTCTCGATTTTATGAGTCGAAAAAACAGTCAGATAAAAATCGGGATTTTCTTGATGATCTTTTCCGGGGTATTCTTTGCCGCCACACTTATCATCCCGTTTTTTGATTTGCCCGCAAAAAACAAAGTAGCTGCATCAACAATAAGTTTTATACTGATGGAAGTTGTGTTTTGGGCCGGAGGATTATTAGTTGGAAAAGAACTGTTCTCGAAATACAAAAAACAGTTAACCCCTGTAAATTGGTTTAAAAAGAAGCAATAAAACGGCTAAAGTATAAGGAATTGTCAAAGAATAAAACCTCATCAACTTAACTTTTGCGAAGCGCCTTTTAATGATGTATAACAATGATTTTTGGGGCAGCGAGTATATCTCTATCTATGAATTTAGTCCATTCACACGTAAAGACGATTATAAAATAATGTCAGAAATTAAAAATAAAAAATAAATAAAAAAAAGCTTCGATAAAATACCGAAGCTTTTTTTTATTGTTTTACAGAATCTTAAATCCAAGTGTTAGTATAAACGATGTTGATTTTCCATCAATAAAATCCGGATCGTCATATACGTTTCCGAAATGCTCCATGCGGGCATCGAGCGTAAGAAATAAAACATCAACACCTAAACCATATTGAATTCCCAACAGATTGTCATTAAGAAAATCGTCATCCAATTTATCCCAACCTTTCGGATAATCAGCATCGGTTACAAAACTAAATACCGGACCAGCCATAACCCGAAAATCGATGGCAGGAGTTTTTACGAGTTTGTATCCTA
Proteins encoded in this region:
- a CDS encoding WbqC family protein — translated: MDNNALLLSTAYFAPIHFYTRYLHHSEVYLEQFENFTKQTYRNRCLILGGNGPISLVIPVVKGRGPKILIKDLQISYDENWQRNHWQTIVSGYNSSPYFEYYQDELFPFFERKTKYLLDYNLQIHEQLCDFFEIKNKIRLTEDFEKVPKNTFNLRDGISPKLKHNSDTEFQPRTYTQVFSEKYGFLSNLSILDLLFNEGPNAYTILLQSLQQK
- a CDS encoding transporter suffix domain-containing protein, with amino-acid sequence MSRKNSQIKIGIFLMIFSGVFFAATLIIPFFDLPAKNKVAASTISFILMEVVFWAGGLLVGKELFSKYKKQLTPVNWFKKKQ